A window of Silurus meridionalis isolate SWU-2019-XX chromosome 4, ASM1480568v1, whole genome shotgun sequence contains these coding sequences:
- the LOC124384195 gene encoding cytochrome P450 4A6-like, translating into MELQGYFLNLTQLNLEGFRFFYFFTVVCVVYISAVLIKWSVKRKRWMKALQQFPGPPGHWLLGHVTQFKQDGTDLQKIPKWGEEYPFAFPMQFSPDNIFLFVHHPSYVKPILATTGPKDEFGYRFLIPWIGEGLLVTAGDKWFRHRRLLTPGFHYDILKPYVNLMSDSAKVMLDKWEVYARTGQNFELFEHVSLMTLDSIMKCAFSCQSNCQTVRLNPYIKAVYELCNLVNLRFRVFPYHNDIIFHMSPHGYRYRKACKIAHDHTDEVIRQRREILNIKKKQGEALEKRYFDFLDILLCANDKQHQGLSDEGIRAEVDTFMFEGHDTTASGISWIFYSMACNPEHQQKCREEIQQVLMGKDTIEWEDLSEIPYTTMCIKESLRMYPPVPEIGRMLDKPITFFDGRTAPAGLTCGISIYGIHHNPTVWENPKVFDPLRFLPENTAKRSPHAFVPFSAGPRNCIGQNFALNEMKVVVALTLRKYVLIKDPDHTPKMIPRLVLRSLNGIHLKIKLVEN; encoded by the exons ATGGAGCTTCAGGgctattttttaaatctaacaCAGTTAAACTTGGAAGGATTTcgcttcttttatttctttacagttgtgtgtgtagtctACATTTCGGCGGTACTGATTAAATGGTCTGTAAAGAGAAAGCGGTGGATGAAAGCTTTACAGCAGTTTCCTGGGCCTCCTGGTCACTGGCTTCTTGGACACGTTACACAG TTTAAGCAGGATGGAACAGATTTGCAGAAAATACCCAAATGGGGAGAGGAATATCCCTTTGCTTTTCCAATGCAGTTTAGCCCAGACaatatatttctgtttgttcatcACCCGTCTTATGTAAAGCCCATTCTGGCAACAACag GACCAAAGGATGAGTTTGGATATAGATTTCTTATCCCTTGGATAG gaGAAGGTTTACTTGTTACTGCTGGAGACAAATGGTTTCGCCACAGACGACTCCTCACACCAGGCTTCCATTATGATATCCTAAAGCCTTATGTGAACCTAATGTCAGATTCAGCCAAAGTAATGCTG GACAAGTGGGAAGTGTATGCAAGAACAGGACAGAACTTTGAACTTTTTGAACATGTTAGTCTGATGACACTGGACAGCATAATGAAATGTGCGTTTAGTTGCCAGAGCAACTGTCAGACAGTGAG GTTGAACCCATACATAAAAGCAGTGTATGAACTGTGCAATCTGGTGAATCTACGGTTTCGTGTCTTTCCATATCACAATGACATCATCTTTCACATGAGTCCACATGGCTACAGATACAGAAAAGCATGCAAAATTGCACATGACCATACAG ATGAAGTCATAAGACAGAGAAgagaaattttaaatattaagaaGAAACAGGGTGAAGCTCTTGAAAAGAGATATTTCGATTTTCTGGATATTCTTCTATGTGCTAAT GATAAGCAGCATCAGGGTTTGTCAGATGAAGGCATTCGTGCAGAGGTGGACACTTTTATGTTTGAGGGACATGACACTACTGCCAGTGGTATCTCCTGGATCTTCTACAGCATGGCCTGCAATCCTGAACATCAGCAGAAGTGCAGAGAGGAGATTCAGCAAGTGCTAATGGGCAAGGATACTATTGAGTG GGAGGACCTCAGTGAAATACCTTACACCACAATGTGCATAAAGGAATCCCTGCGTATGTACCCTCCTGTTCCAGAAATTGGACGAATGTTGGACAAGCCCATTACTTTTTTTGATGGAAGAACAGCTCCTGCTG GTCTGACTTGTGGTATCAGTATTTATGGAATTCATCACAATCCTACAGTTTGGGAGAATCCAAAA GTGTTTGATCCACTAAGATTTCTACCAGAGAACACTGCTAAGAGATCACCACATGCTTTTGTGCCTTTCTCAGCTGGACCAAG GAACTGCATTGGTCAGAACTTTGCTTTGAATGAGATGAAAGTGGTCGTGGCTCTGACACTGAGGAAGTATGTTCTCATCAAAGATCCAGATCATACTCCAAAGATGATCCCTCGACTAGTGCTCAGATCTCTCAATGGCATTCACCTCAAGATCAAATTAGTGGAAAATTAA
- the LOC124384196 gene encoding cytochrome P450 4A7, whose translation MEFQGYFLNLTQLNLEGFRFYHFFSVVCVVYISALLIKWSIKRKRWMRALQQFPGPPGHWLLGHVTQFKQDGTDLQKIPKWGEEYPFAFPVQFSPDNIFLFVHHPSYVKPILATTGPKDEFGYRFLIPWIGEGLLVTAGDKWFRHRRLLTPGFHYDILKPYVSLMSDSAKVMLDKWEVYARTGQTFELFEHVSLMTLDSIMKCAFSCQSNCQTVRLNPYIKAVYELCNLVNLRFRVFPYHNDIIFHMSPHGYRYRKACKIAHDHTDEVIRQRREILNIKKKQGEARKKRYLDFLDILLCARDEQHQGLSDEGIRAEVDTFMFEGHDTTASGISWIFYSMACNPEHQQKCREEIQQVLMGKDTIEWEDLSKIPYTTMCIKESLRMYPPVPGIGRMLSKPITFFDGRTAPAGLTIGISIYGIHYNPTVWKNPKVFDPLRFLPENTAKRSPHAFVPFSAGPRNCIGQNFALNEMKVVVALTLRKYVLIKDPDHTPKMIPRLVLRSLNGIHLKIKLVEN comes from the exons ATGGAGTTCCAGGgctattttttaaatctaacaCAGTTAAACTTGGAAGGATTTCGCTTCTATCATTTCTTctcagttgtgtgtgtagtctACATTTCGGCGTTACTGATTAAATGGTCTATAAAGCGAAAGCGGTGGATGAGAGCTTTACAGCAGTTTCCTGGGCCTCCTGGTCACTGGCTTCTTGGACACGTTACACAG TTTAAGCAGGATGGAACAGATTTGCAGAAAATACCCAAATGGGGAGAGGAATATCCCTTTGCTTTTCCAGTGCAGTTTAGCCCAGACaatatatttctgtttgttcatcACCCGTCTTATGTCAAGCCCATTCTGGCAACAACag GACCAAAGGATGAGTTTGGATATAGATTTCTTATCCCTTGGATAG gagAAGGTTTACTTGTTACTGCTGGAGACAAATGGTTTCGCCACAGACGACTCCTCACACCAGGCTTCCATTATGATATCCTAAAGCCTTATGTGAGCCTAATGTCAGATTCAGCCAAAGTAATGCTG GACAAGTGGGAAGTGTATGCAAGAACAGGACAGACCTTTGAACTTTTTGAACATGTTAGTCTGATGACACTGGACAGCATAATGAAGTGTGCGTTTAGTTGCCAGAGCAACTGTCAGACAGTGAG GTTGAACCCATACATAAAAGCAGTGTATGAACTGTGCAACCTGGTGAATCTACGGTTTCGCGTCTTTCCATATCACAATGACATCATCTTTCACATGAGTCCACATGGCTACAGATACAGAAAAGCATGCAAAATTGCACATGACCATACAG ATGAAGTCATAAGACAGAGAAgagaaattttaaatattaagaaGAAACAGGGTGAAGCTCGAAAGAAGAGATATTTGGACTTTCTGGATATTCTTCTATGTGCTCGT GATGAGCAGCATCAGGGTTTGTCAGATGAAGGCATTCGTGCAGAGGTGGACACTTTTATGTTTGAGGGACATGACACTACTGCCAGTGGTATCTCCTGGATCTTCTACAGCATGGCCTGCAATCCAGAACATCAGCAGAAGTGCAGAGAGGAGATTCAGCAAGTGCTGATGGGCAAGGATACTATCGAGTG GGAGGACCTCAGTAAAATACCTTACACCACAATGTGCATAAAGGAATCCCTCCGTATGTACCCTCCTGTTCCAGGAATTGGACGAATGTTGAGCAAACCTATTACTTTTTTTGATGGAAGAACAGCTCCTGCAG GTCTGACTATTGGAATCAGTATTTATGGAATTCATTACAATCCTACAGTTTGGAAGAATCCAAAG gtGTTTGATCCACTGAGATTTTTACCAGAGAACACTGCTAAGAGATCCCCACATGCCTTCGTGCCTTTCTCAGCTGGACCAAG GAACTGCATTGGTCAAAACTTTGCTTTGAATGAGATGAAAGTGGTCGTGGCTCTGACACTGAGGAAGTATGTTCTCATCAAAGATCCAGATCATACTCCAAAGATGATCCCTCGACTAGTGCTCAGATCTCTCAATGGCATTCACCTCAAGATCAAATTAGTGGAAAATTAA
- the LOC124384194 gene encoding cytochrome P450 4A7-like, whose product MELQSFFSKLTQLNLEGFRFYHFFTVVCVVYISSLLIKWSVKRKRWMRALQQFPGPPGHWLLGHVTQFKQDGTDLQKIPDWGEEYPFAFPMQFSPDRIYLFVHHPSYVKPILATTGPKDDFAYRFLIPWIGEGLLVTAGQKWFRHRRLLTPGFHYDILKPYVNLMTDSANLMLDKWEVYARTGQTFELFEHVSLMTLDSIMKCAFSCQSSCQTERSNPYIKAVYELCDLVNLRFRVFPYQNDIIFHMSPHGYRYRKACNIAHDHTDEVIRQRREILNNKRKHGDSMEKRYLDFLDILLCARDEQQQGLSVEAIREEVDTFMFEGHDTTASGISWIFYSMACNPEHQQKCREEIQEVLMGKDTFEWEDLSKIPYTTMCIKESLRMYPPVPGMGRKLSQPITFFDGRTAPAGLLIGISIYGIHHNPTVWENPKVFDPLRFLPENTAKRSPHAFVPFSAGPRNCIGQNFALNEMKVVVALTLRKYVLIKDPDHTPKMIPRLVLRSLNGIHLKIKLVENVVDLQY is encoded by the exons ATGGAGCTCCAGAGCTTTTTTTCTAAACTAACACAGTTAAACTTGGAAGGATTTCGCTTCTATCATTTCTTTACAGTCGTGTGCGTAGTCTACATTTCGTCATTACTGATTAAATGGTCTGTAAAGAGAAAACGGTGGATGAGAGCTTTACAGCAGTTTCCTGGGCCTCCTGGTCACTGGCTTCTTGGACACGTTACACAG tttaaGCAGGATGGAACAGATTTGCAGAAGATACCTGACTGGGGAGAGGAATATCCCTTTGCATTTCCGATGCAGTTTAGCCCAGACCGTATATATCTTTTTGTCCATCACCCATCTTATGTCAAGCCCATTCTTGCAACAACAG GACCAAAGGATGACTTTGCGTATAGATTTCTTATTCCGTGGATAG GAGAAGGTTTACTTGTTACTGCTGGACAGAAATGGTTTCGCCACAGACGACTGCTCACACCAGGCTTTCATTATGATATCCTAAAGCCTTATGTGAACCTAATGACAGATTCAGCCAATCTTATGCTG GACAAGTGGGAAGTATATGCAAGAACAGGACAGACCTTTGAACTTTTTGAGCATGTTAGTCTGATGACACTGGACAGCATAATGAAGTGTGCATTTAGCTGCCAAAGCAGCTGTCAGACAGAGAG gTCCAACCCATACATAAAAGCAGTGTATGAACTCTGTGACCTGGTGAATCTACGGTTTCGTGTCTTTCCATATCAAAATGACATCATCTTTCACATGAGTCCACATGGCTACAGATACAGAAAAGCATGCAACATTGCACATGACCATACAG ATGAAGTCATAAGACAGAGAAgagaaattttaaataataagagGAAACATGGAGATTCTATGGAGAAGAGATATTTAGACTTCCTGGATATTCTATTGTGTGCTCGT GATGAGCAGCAACAGGGTTTGTCTGTTGAAGCCATTCGTGAAGAGGTGGACACTTTTATGTTTGAGGGTCATGATACTACTGCCAGTGGTATCTCCTGGATCTTCTACAGCATGGCCTGCAATCCTGAACATCAGCAGAAGTGCAGAGAGGAGATCCAAGAAGTGCTGATGGGAAAGGATACTTTCGAGTG GGAGGACCTCAGTAAAATACCTTACACCACAATGTGCATTAAGGAATCCCTGCGTATGTACCCTCCTGTTCCAGGAATGGGACGGAAGTTGTCCCAGCCAATTACCTTTTTTGATGGAAGAACAGCTCCTGCTG gACTGCTTATTGGAATCAGCATTTATGGAATTCATCACAACCCTACAGTTTGGGAGAATCCAAAG GTGTTTGACCCACTGAGATTTCTGCCAGAGAACACTGCTAAGAGATCACCCCATGCCTTTGTGCCTTTCTCAGCTGGACCAAG GAACTGCATTGGCCAGAACTTTGCTTTGAATGAGATGAAAGTGGTCGTGGCTCTGACACTGAGGAAGTATGTTCTCATTAAAGATCCAGATCATACTCCAAAGATGATCCCTCGACTAGTGCTCAGATCTCTCAATGGCATTCACCTCAAGATCAAATTAGTAGAAAATGTTGTTGATTTACAGTACTAA
- the ppp1r8b gene encoding protein phosphatase 1, regulatory subunit 8b: MMANNILANIPNFECPSWAGKPPPGLHLDVVKGDKLIEKLIIDEKKFYLFGRNPDLCDFTIDHQSCSRVHAALVYHKHLKRLFLIDLNSTHGTFLGHIRLEPHKPQQVPIDSTMSFGASTRVYTIREKPQSQANVSAGDKTGDDEELKGLLGLPEEETELENLTEFNTAHNKRISTLTIEEGNLDIQRPKRRRKSSRVSFNEDEEIINPEDVDPSVGRFRNMVQTAVVPLKKKKMESGNVLGIEDTVAHHVHSFPMKGGLYGDLPPAGHEAHAAGGTMLGGLPLPNPAPEVDLAPGPPLPPVTLNPTPVSGPYAPEGLSEPRKKKYAKEAWPGKKPTPSLLL; the protein is encoded by the exons ATGATGGCAAACAATATACTTGCAAATATTCCAAATTTTGAGTGTCCCTCGTG ggcagGTAAACCTCCACCTGGGCTGCATTTGGACGTGGTAAAAGGAGACAAACTGATTGAG AAACTGATCATCGATGAAAAAAAGTTCTACTTGTTTGGGAGAAACCCAGACCTTTGTGACTTCACAATTGATCACCAGTCATGTTCTCGTGTCCATGCTGCACTGGTCTACCACAAACACCTAAAGAGGCTTTTTCTCATTGACCTCAACAGCA CACATGGCACGTTTCTTGGACACATTCGCCTTGAGCCCCACAAGCCTCAGCAGGTTCCTATTGACTCCACTATGTCTTTTGGTGCCTCCACACGTGTGTACACCATCCGAGAGAAACCGCAAAGCCAGGCTAATGTAAGTGCAGGAGACAAAACAGGAGACGACGAGGAACTGAAGGGGCTGCTGGGACTTCCTGAGGAGGAAACTGAGCTAGAG AATTTGACCGAGTTCAACACTGCACACAATAAGCGCATCTCCACTCTGACCATAGAGGAGGGCAATCTGGATATCCAGAGGCCcaagaggagaaggaaaagttCCAGAGTGAGCTTTAATGAAGATGAGGAGATTATCAATCCAG AGGATGTTGACCCGTCTGTTGGACGCTTTCGAAACATGGTGCAGACTGCTGTTGTTCCTTTAAAG aagaaaaaaatggagagTGGAAATGTTTTAGGGATTGAGGACACAGTCGCACATCATGTACACAGTTTCCCCATGAAAGGTGGGCTCTATGGAGATCTTCCACCTGCCGGCCATGAGGCTCATGCTGCAGGTGGCACCATGCTGGGTGGACTCCCACTACCAAACCCTGCTCCAGAGGTGGACTTGGCCCCAGGGCCTCCTCTGCCACCTGTTACACTCAATCCCACTCCTGTCTCAGGCCCTTATGCTCCAGAAGGGCTCAGCGAACCCCGCAAGAAGAAGTATGCCAAGGAGGCCTGGCCTGGAAAAAAGCCCACTCCATCTTTACTTCTCTAG